The following coding sequences lie in one Rickettsiella endosymbiont of Rhagonycha lignosa genomic window:
- the rsmA gene encoding 16S rRNA (adenine(1518)-N(6)/adenine(1519)-N(6))-dimethyltransferase RsmA, with protein MLPIPARKRFGQHFLHESFVIDKMVQAIAPQKTDHMIEIGPGLGALTERLLPYLKSLTVIELDKDLIPLLQKKCAALGELIVYQGDVLKIDFHTLSNTEQVWRLVGNLPYNISTPLLFHCLEQANIIQDMHFMLQKEVVDRITSSPGQASYGRLSVMIQYYCQVEKLFNVKSGAFQPPPKVDSAVIRLSPYRELPYKANDYVIFAQIVRNAFNHRRKMLRNNLANYLQEHEFEQLKINSTLRPEQLAISDYVKLANFVAKRNELKKV; from the coding sequence ATGTTACCCATTCCTGCACGTAAACGCTTCGGTCAACATTTTCTGCATGAAAGCTTTGTTATCGATAAAATGGTACAAGCCATCGCGCCTCAAAAAACCGATCATATGATTGAGATTGGTCCGGGTTTGGGGGCGCTAACCGAGCGATTGTTACCGTATCTTAAAAGCTTAACTGTAATAGAGCTAGATAAAGATCTCATTCCCCTCTTACAAAAAAAATGTGCTGCACTTGGAGAATTAATTGTTTACCAAGGAGATGTTTTAAAAATTGATTTTCATACCTTGAGTAACACTGAACAAGTTTGGCGTTTAGTGGGGAATCTTCCTTATAATATTTCTACCCCTTTATTGTTCCATTGTCTTGAGCAAGCTAATATCATTCAAGATATGCATTTTATGCTACAAAAGGAAGTAGTCGATAGAATAACATCATCTCCCGGGCAAGCCAGTTACGGTCGTTTGAGTGTGATGATTCAGTATTATTGTCAGGTAGAAAAATTATTTAATGTGAAATCAGGTGCTTTCCAACCCCCTCCAAAAGTAGATTCTGCTGTGATCCGGCTTAGTCCTTATAGAGAATTACCTTATAAAGCTAATGATTACGTCATTTTTGCTCAAATAGTCCGAAATGCATTTAATCATCGACGTAAAATGCTACGTAACAATTTGGCTAATTACTTACAAGAACATGAATTCGAACAGTTAAAAATTAATTCGACACTGCGACCTGAACAATTGGCTATTAGTGATTATGTTAAATTAGCCAATTTTGTTGCTAAAAGAAATGAGTTAAAAAAAGTTTAG
- the mnmG gene encoding tRNA uridine-5-carboxymethylaminomethyl(34) synthesis enzyme MnmG: MMLFSTEYDVIIVGGGHAGTEAALAAARLGASTLLLTHNIETLGQLSCNPSIGGIGKSHLVKEVDALGGIMAHAADLAGIQWRTLNASKGPAVRATRAQMDRCLYKQAIRKTLENQANLFIFQQGVDDVILQSNRIVGVVTQMGLRFYAKAVVLTAGTFLAGKIHIGLQQAQGGRAGDPAANFLAEKLRQLPLRIKRLKTGTPPRLDGRSINYKILLEQPSDNPLPVFSYLGKIEQHPTQISCFITYTNEKTHAIIRSGLDRSPIYSGVIDGIGPRYCPSIEDKVVRFADKLSHQIFLEPEGLNTHEVYPNGVSTSLPFDIQCDLIHSIKGLEQAHITRPGYAIEYDFFDPRDLFPSLESRLLENLFLAGQINGTTGYEEAAAQGIIAGLNAALKAQEKSAWCPRRDEAYIGVLIDDLITQGTLEPYRMFTSRAEYRLLLREDNADLRLSESAYRLGLINEARWQSVNIKRSTLEQEQQRLKQLSIKPNTSLSTAIEAHLGQALTRDYRVSELLTRPELNYKSLMKIEGLGPGVDNLAVAEQIEIQAKYQGYIDRQIVEIQRQARYENITLPLSLDYNLVKGLSNEVKEKLIQHKPLTLGQASRIPGITPAAISLLLVFIKK; the protein is encoded by the coding sequence ATTATGCTTTTTTCAACAGAATATGATGTCATTATTGTCGGCGGAGGTCATGCTGGCACAGAAGCGGCGTTGGCAGCAGCGCGATTAGGCGCGTCTACTTTATTATTAACACATAATATTGAAACTCTAGGGCAATTATCTTGTAATCCTTCTATAGGAGGAATTGGAAAAAGTCATTTAGTGAAAGAGGTTGACGCGTTAGGTGGCATAATGGCTCATGCTGCTGATCTGGCAGGAATACAATGGCGTACATTGAATGCGAGTAAAGGGCCGGCAGTGCGCGCAACAAGAGCGCAAATGGATCGGTGTTTATATAAACAAGCAATTCGTAAGACTCTAGAAAATCAAGCTAATTTATTTATTTTTCAACAAGGTGTCGATGATGTAATCCTGCAGTCTAATCGCATTGTGGGTGTGGTAACGCAAATGGGATTACGTTTCTATGCAAAAGCCGTGGTATTGACTGCCGGTACTTTTTTAGCAGGAAAAATTCATATAGGTTTGCAACAAGCGCAAGGAGGACGTGCAGGTGATCCGGCAGCTAATTTCTTAGCTGAAAAGTTGCGTCAATTACCGCTGCGGATTAAACGTTTAAAAACTGGAACACCTCCGCGTTTAGATGGCCGTAGCATTAATTATAAAATTTTATTAGAGCAACCCAGTGATAATCCTTTACCGGTATTTTCGTATTTAGGAAAGATAGAACAACATCCCACACAAATAAGTTGTTTTATTACTTATACTAATGAAAAAACTCATGCGATTATTCGTTCAGGATTAGATCGTTCACCTATTTATAGTGGTGTCATAGATGGAATAGGTCCTCGTTATTGTCCTTCTATTGAAGATAAAGTAGTGCGCTTTGCAGATAAATTATCCCACCAAATTTTTCTTGAACCTGAAGGACTCAATACTCATGAAGTTTATCCTAATGGCGTTTCAACAAGCCTGCCTTTCGATATACAGTGTGATTTGATTCATAGTATTAAAGGGTTAGAACAAGCGCATATTACACGTCCGGGTTATGCAATCGAATATGATTTTTTTGATCCGCGCGATCTCTTTCCATCTTTAGAATCGAGATTGCTAGAAAATTTATTTCTTGCGGGACAGATAAATGGTACAACAGGGTATGAGGAAGCGGCTGCACAAGGAATTATTGCAGGTTTAAATGCCGCTTTAAAAGCCCAAGAAAAATCAGCATGGTGCCCGCGTCGTGATGAGGCTTATATCGGTGTATTAATTGATGATCTGATTACGCAGGGTACGCTCGAGCCTTATCGGATGTTTACTAGCCGTGCTGAATATCGCTTGTTATTGCGTGAAGATAATGCCGATCTACGTTTAAGTGAATCGGCGTATCGATTAGGACTCATCAATGAAGCTCGTTGGCAAAGTGTCAATATTAAGCGCTCTACCTTAGAACAAGAACAACAACGTTTAAAACAACTTTCAATTAAACCTAATACGTCTTTGAGTACCGCTATAGAAGCACATCTAGGACAAGCTTTAACGCGAGATTATCGAGTTTCTGAATTATTGACTCGTCCAGAGTTAAATTACAAAAGTTTAATGAAAATTGAAGGTTTAGGACCAGGGGTTGACAATTTAGCGGTTGCAGAGCAAATCGAAATTCAAGCTAAATATCAAGGATATATTGATCGACAAATAGTGGAAATTCAACGACAAGCGCGTTATGAAAATATTACGCTACCACTGAGTTTAGACTATAACCTAGTGAAAGGCCTTTCTAATGAAGTGAAAGAAAAGTTGATTCAACATAAACCACTAACTTTAGGCCAGGCTTCACGTATTCCTGGGATTACACCCGCAGCAATTTCCTTGTTGTTGGTCTTTATAAAAAAGTAA
- the pdhA gene encoding pyruvate dehydrogenase (acetyl-transferring) E1 component subunit alpha produces MSEVARFSIEYTRFLDSKGEAQQDLPVFAHNLHELLKLYQQMMLTRLFDYKAVALQRTGMLNTYASTLGQEAISVGIGASMQREDLFCPFYRDYAAQLMRGVKMSEILSFWKGNEWGNHFSECPLDFPICVPIATQLLHAAGVATAFKLRKQARVVVSTCGDGATSEGDFYEALNIAGVWQLPIVFVIDNNQWAISVPRKHQSHAQTLAQKAIAAGIHGEQVDGNDVIAMKFVMDKAIAKARDGHGPSLIEALSYRLCDHTTADDASRYRREEELQQAWQEEPLRRLKNYLINQKSWSNEEEENFKKECEKKIEIAVTEYLSLAKPAVTDLFDYHFAKLPHDLIEQRIEAEAMFMLSKDLGNG; encoded by the coding sequence ATGAGCGAGGTTGCGAGATTCTCTATTGAGTATACTCGTTTTCTGGATTCTAAGGGCGAAGCTCAACAAGATTTGCCAGTATTTGCGCACAACCTGCATGAATTATTAAAATTGTATCAGCAAATGATGCTCACGCGTCTTTTTGATTACAAAGCGGTGGCATTACAAAGAACAGGTATGCTCAATACTTATGCTTCTACACTTGGACAAGAAGCTATTTCTGTTGGGATAGGTGCGAGTATGCAAAGAGAGGATCTCTTTTGTCCTTTCTATCGTGATTATGCCGCGCAACTAATGCGTGGTGTAAAAATGAGTGAGATTCTTAGCTTTTGGAAAGGGAATGAATGGGGTAATCATTTTAGTGAGTGTCCCCTAGATTTCCCTATTTGTGTGCCGATTGCAACACAGCTTTTACATGCAGCAGGTGTTGCGACGGCTTTTAAACTTCGTAAACAAGCAAGGGTGGTTGTATCAACCTGCGGTGATGGTGCTACATCTGAAGGTGATTTCTATGAAGCCTTAAATATCGCGGGCGTTTGGCAACTACCGATTGTGTTTGTTATTGATAATAATCAATGGGCAATTTCTGTACCTCGTAAACATCAATCTCATGCACAAACTTTAGCACAAAAAGCCATTGCTGCAGGAATTCATGGCGAACAGGTTGATGGAAATGATGTTATTGCCATGAAATTTGTGATGGATAAAGCGATTGCCAAAGCACGTGATGGGCATGGCCCTAGTCTCATAGAAGCTTTGAGCTATCGATTATGTGATCATACCACTGCCGATGATGCGAGCCGCTATCGTCGTGAGGAAGAATTGCAACAAGCCTGGCAAGAAGAACCCTTAAGACGCTTGAAAAATTATTTAATTAATCAAAAAAGCTGGTCGAATGAGGAAGAGGAAAATTTTAAAAAAGAATGTGAAAAAAAGATAGAAATCGCTGTGACTGAATATCTTTCCTTAGCTAAACCTGCAGTGACTGACCTATTTGATTATCATTTTGCAAAATTACCTCATGATTTAATTGAACAACGTATCGAAGCTGAAGCAATGTTTATGTTAAGTAAGGATCTTGGCAATGGCTGA
- the mfd gene encoding transcription-repair coupling factor has protein sequence MPISDFLNLSIPTIAGQRLRLSNLQQDSLALALNQLANSYEGAILVVTPDNLMANRLEAALKFFSPHLTIMNFPDWETLPYDHFSPHQDIISQRLSTLAQLHQIKQGLLLVPITTLLQRIAPLSYILATSLNVSSGEKRSIEVIRKNLQLGGYHCVSQVLTRGEFAVRGSILDVFPMGSDLPFRVDFADDEIDSIRYFDPGTQRSIEKIEKINLLPAREFPLSESAINFFRQQWRENFVGNPLNCPLYEAVSEGRAPAGIEYYLPLFFPQTQLLIDYLPKKALILQVNNIRLAAENFWKEVNERYEQLRYDIERPILAPKQLYLDVDTLFTRLKEFPRILLQQASAASDDTYHSRVKNFPNLSVDHKLEYPLQHLSVFLNEFLKDPQARVLFCVESAGRREVLFDLLNKFSIQVHRCETWQEFLQASERIYIIIAPLEEGFYLEKPPLVLIGEAQLFGNQIIQKRQIKTKGLDARTIIRNLAELAEGNPVVHVDHGVGRYRGLQHLKIDGQENEFLIVEYAAKAKLYVPVSSLNLISRYGGNDSEHAPLHPLGSDQWEKAKRKAAEQMRDVAAELLDIYAHRAAQKGYAFHLPEQDYQAFIAQFPFTETQDQEQAIQQVINDMTSERTMDRLICGDVGFGKTEVAMRAAFLAVQSNKQVAILVPTTLLAQQHYQNFSDRFAEWPVQIEMISRFRSATLQKTILERLQRGKIDILIGTHKLLSKELQFPRLGLLIIDEEHRFGVQQKERLKALRAEVDILSLTATPIPRTLNMALSGLRELSIIATPPARRLSIKTFVQMRNTSLIREAILRELLRGGQVYFLHNQVDSIEKTARELEALVPEARIQVAHGQLRETELERVMADFYHQRFNVLVCTTIIETGIDVPSANTIIIDRADKFGLAQLHQLRGRVGRSHHQAYAYLMTPPKEMMTGDAMKRLEAFTSLEDLGAGFTLAMHDLEIRGAGEVLGEQQSGNMQSIGFSLYMELLEQTVAALKSGKEPALKPANHAVEIDLHISALIPENYLPDVHTRLVLYKRIAHAKDVQELEQLQVEMIDRFGLLPQALKNLFQLSELKLIANKIGIKKIVSGPQGGRIEFNQKPNINPADIIQLIQKYPTLYKLDGPTHLRFNFEQSLPEIRIKNLHNLLKKFT, from the coding sequence ATGCCTATTTCTGACTTTTTAAATTTATCCATTCCCACAATAGCAGGGCAGCGTTTACGTTTAAGCAACCTACAACAAGATAGTCTTGCATTAGCTTTAAACCAGCTAGCGAATAGCTATGAAGGCGCAATTTTAGTGGTTACGCCAGATAATCTAATGGCAAATCGACTAGAAGCTGCATTAAAGTTTTTTTCACCACATTTAACCATCATGAATTTCCCTGACTGGGAAACTTTACCTTATGATCATTTCTCGCCGCATCAGGATATAATTTCGCAACGACTTTCGACCTTGGCGCAATTACATCAAATAAAGCAGGGTTTATTGTTGGTTCCCATCACCACCTTATTGCAGCGTATTGCTCCACTTAGTTACATACTAGCAACCAGTCTGAATGTTTCGAGTGGTGAAAAAAGATCTATCGAGGTTATAAGAAAAAATTTACAGTTAGGTGGTTACCATTGCGTATCACAAGTTTTAACGCGTGGTGAATTTGCTGTGCGGGGATCTATTTTAGATGTTTTTCCTATGGGCAGCGATTTGCCTTTTCGTGTGGACTTTGCTGATGATGAAATTGATAGTATTCGCTATTTTGATCCCGGTACACAGCGCTCTATAGAAAAAATAGAAAAAATAAATTTGCTTCCGGCACGTGAGTTTCCTTTATCCGAGTCTGCAATCAATTTTTTTCGTCAGCAATGGCGCGAAAATTTTGTCGGTAATCCTCTAAACTGTCCCCTATATGAAGCAGTGAGTGAAGGGCGCGCGCCAGCCGGAATAGAATATTATCTACCGTTATTTTTTCCACAAACACAATTATTGATTGATTACCTTCCAAAAAAAGCGTTAATTTTGCAAGTTAATAATATCCGGTTAGCGGCAGAAAATTTTTGGAAGGAAGTCAATGAGCGCTATGAACAACTTAGGTATGATATAGAACGACCAATATTAGCGCCTAAACAATTATATCTAGATGTCGATACATTATTTACGCGCTTAAAAGAGTTTCCGAGGATTTTGCTACAGCAAGCTTCAGCAGCATCTGATGATACTTATCATTCCCGCGTTAAAAACTTTCCTAATTTATCGGTTGATCATAAGCTTGAATATCCTTTACAACATTTAAGTGTCTTTTTAAATGAATTTTTAAAAGATCCACAAGCTCGAGTTTTATTTTGCGTGGAAAGCGCAGGTCGTAGAGAAGTGTTGTTTGATTTACTCAATAAATTTTCTATTCAAGTCCATCGTTGTGAAACTTGGCAAGAATTTCTGCAGGCTTCTGAACGTATTTATATCATTATTGCCCCATTAGAAGAAGGATTCTATTTAGAAAAACCGCCTTTGGTATTAATTGGTGAAGCGCAATTATTTGGTAATCAGATTATCCAAAAACGGCAAATTAAAACTAAAGGTTTAGATGCTCGTACGATTATTCGAAATTTAGCGGAGTTGGCCGAGGGTAATCCAGTGGTTCATGTTGATCATGGTGTAGGACGTTATCGAGGATTACAGCATTTAAAAATAGATGGTCAAGAAAATGAATTTTTGATAGTAGAATATGCTGCTAAAGCAAAATTATATGTTCCTGTATCGTCGCTTAATTTGATTAGTCGATACGGTGGAAATGATAGTGAGCATGCTCCTTTGCATCCATTAGGTTCTGATCAATGGGAAAAAGCAAAACGTAAAGCTGCTGAACAAATGCGCGATGTTGCTGCTGAATTACTCGATATCTATGCCCATCGCGCTGCGCAAAAGGGTTACGCTTTTCATCTGCCAGAACAGGATTATCAAGCATTTATCGCTCAATTTCCTTTTACTGAAACACAGGATCAGGAGCAAGCTATTCAGCAAGTTATCAATGATATGACTTCAGAACGTACTATGGATAGATTAATTTGCGGTGATGTCGGTTTTGGCAAAACAGAAGTTGCGATGCGTGCTGCATTTTTAGCGGTGCAATCCAATAAGCAGGTCGCCATACTGGTTCCGACCACATTATTAGCCCAACAACACTATCAAAATTTTAGCGATCGTTTTGCTGAATGGCCAGTACAGATCGAAATGATTTCACGCTTTCGTAGTGCTACGTTACAGAAAACAATTCTAGAGCGTTTGCAGAGGGGAAAAATTGATATTTTGATAGGCACTCACAAATTATTAAGCAAAGAATTACAGTTTCCGCGATTGGGTTTGTTAATCATCGATGAAGAACATCGTTTTGGTGTGCAACAAAAAGAACGTTTAAAAGCCTTACGCGCAGAAGTAGATATTTTAAGCTTAACCGCAACACCTATCCCGCGTACTTTAAATATGGCTTTATCCGGTTTGCGAGAGTTATCAATTATTGCTACACCGCCAGCGCGTCGTTTGTCGATTAAAACCTTTGTACAGATGCGTAATACCAGTTTGATCCGTGAAGCCATATTGCGGGAATTACTTCGTGGAGGCCAAGTTTATTTTTTACATAATCAAGTCGACAGTATTGAAAAAACAGCCAGAGAATTAGAAGCATTAGTCCCAGAAGCGCGCATTCAAGTAGCACATGGTCAATTACGTGAAACTGAACTTGAGCGTGTGATGGCCGATTTTTATCATCAACGTTTTAATGTATTGGTTTGCACAACAATTATCGAAACGGGAATTGATGTTCCGTCTGCTAATACCATTATCATTGATCGTGCAGATAAATTTGGTTTGGCGCAACTTCATCAATTACGTGGTCGTGTAGGTCGTTCTCATCATCAAGCCTATGCTTATTTAATGACACCACCTAAAGAAATGATGACAGGCGATGCGATGAAACGTTTAGAAGCCTTTACTTCTTTAGAAGATCTTGGCGCTGGCTTTACTTTAGCCATGCATGATTTAGAAATTCGAGGTGCAGGTGAAGTTTTAGGGGAACAGCAAAGTGGAAATATGCAATCCATAGGTTTTTCACTGTATATGGAATTACTCGAACAAACAGTAGCTGCACTAAAATCAGGTAAAGAGCCTGCGCTAAAACCTGCTAATCATGCAGTAGAAATTGATTTACATATTTCTGCATTAATTCCAGAAAACTATCTACCGGACGTACATACGCGTTTAGTGCTCTATAAACGTATTGCTCATGCAAAGGATGTACAAGAATTAGAGCAGCTCCAAGTCGAAATGATTGATCGCTTTGGTTTATTACCACAAGCGTTGAAAAATCTATTTCAACTAAGCGAATTAAAATTAATCGCCAACAAAATTGGCATTAAAAAGATTGTGTCCGGACCTCAGGGAGGACGCATCGAATTTAATCAAAAGCCAAATATTAATCCTGCAGATATCATCCAGTTAATTCAAAAATATCCAACCTTATATAAACTCGATGGGCCCACGCACTTACGTTTTAACTTTGAGCAGTCTTTACCTGAGATAAGAATAAAAAATCTTCACAATTTATTAAAAAAATTTACGTAG
- a CDS encoding FKBP-type peptidyl-prolyl cis-trans isomerase — MTRLPVLTALASLLISSNILAAQSTSPVTVNQLKTTATFPKIVSNSPVLKTTKGQISYSIGADLAENFKEQGIDVDPVALGKGLADGSRGKTLLTQAQMADILKNFQQELINKKQAEFKDISLKNKEQGDSFLADNKTKPGVITTKSGIQYKVISAGNGESPTDTSMVKVEYTGSYTNGTVFEKSKEPVTFPLNNVIPGWIEVLKIMKPGATYQVVIPPQLAYGEHGVDKAIGPNQTLVFTIHLIEVKKSA; from the coding sequence ATGACAAGATTACCTGTATTGACTGCCCTGGCTAGCTTACTCATCAGTTCAAATATACTGGCTGCACAGAGTACCTCTCCAGTTACGGTTAATCAACTCAAAACCACAGCTACTTTTCCAAAAATAGTCAGCAATTCCCCTGTTCTTAAGACCACCAAAGGTCAAATAAGCTATAGTATTGGTGCCGATTTGGCTGAAAATTTTAAAGAACAAGGCATTGATGTCGATCCAGTTGCTTTAGGAAAAGGATTGGCTGATGGCTCTCGCGGAAAAACACTATTAACCCAAGCACAAATGGCGGATATTTTGAAAAACTTTCAACAAGAATTGATTAACAAAAAACAAGCTGAATTTAAAGATATTAGTCTTAAAAATAAAGAACAAGGCGATTCTTTCTTAGCTGATAATAAAACAAAACCAGGTGTTATAACTACTAAAAGTGGAATTCAATATAAAGTAATAAGTGCCGGCAATGGCGAAAGCCCAACAGACACTTCCATGGTTAAAGTTGAATATACCGGAAGTTATACTAATGGCACTGTTTTTGAGAAATCAAAAGAACCTGTAACTTTTCCTCTAAATAATGTGATTCCTGGTTGGATAGAAGTTCTAAAGATCATGAAACCAGGCGCAACCTATCAAGTTGTTATTCCTCCGCAATTGGCTTATGGTGAGCATGGAGTTGATAAAGCGATTGGCCCTAATCAAACACTCGTATTTACAATTCATCTTATTGAAGTAAAGAAAAGCGCATAA
- a CDS encoding dihydrolipoamide acetyltransferase family protein: MTTFNLPDLGEGLPDAEIREWYVQVNDIIKVDQPMVAMETAKALVDIPAPFSGKITKLYGKSGDIIKTGQALIDIEEEISTKKNIDQATVVGNLQLGNRIIDESPLGIQQKQVLMPHQNRIKATPAIRALAKKFQINLNDCKGTGPDGQILAADIEKMIQQKSSKETGSIPNSLSALASGYEPLRGVRRVMASTMKQTQLSIVPVTLVDDADIHAWPEKTDITLRLIRAVMSACQREPRLNAWFDESTLALCKHNQIDLGLAMDAPEGLFVPVLKNVAQESAVNLRKAIDKFKLEVKSRSISPDDLLGATFVLSNIGVFAGRYATPIIVPPMVAILAVGRINEKVVIEEGKINVHKQLPLSLTVDHRVITGGEAARFLSALIIDLQAA, translated from the coding sequence ATGACGACATTTAACTTACCTGATTTAGGTGAAGGCTTGCCAGATGCTGAAATTCGAGAATGGTATGTCCAGGTAAATGATATTATTAAAGTGGATCAGCCTATGGTGGCTATGGAAACCGCAAAAGCATTGGTAGATATTCCTGCACCTTTCAGCGGTAAAATAACTAAACTTTATGGTAAATCGGGTGATATCATTAAAACCGGACAAGCTTTAATTGATATTGAAGAGGAAATTTCAACTAAAAAAAACATTGATCAAGCGACTGTCGTTGGAAATTTGCAATTAGGGAATAGAATTATTGATGAATCTCCGCTAGGAATCCAACAAAAGCAAGTATTAATGCCGCATCAAAATAGAATTAAAGCTACGCCAGCAATTCGAGCATTAGCAAAAAAATTCCAAATTAACTTAAACGACTGTAAAGGAACAGGTCCTGATGGACAAATTCTCGCTGCTGATATCGAAAAAATGATACAGCAAAAATCCAGCAAAGAAACTGGATCTATCCCAAATTCCTTATCTGCACTTGCATCAGGTTATGAACCATTACGCGGCGTTCGCCGTGTAATGGCAAGCACAATGAAACAGACGCAATTATCCATTGTCCCAGTTACTTTGGTTGATGATGCAGATATCCATGCTTGGCCAGAAAAAACAGATATTACCTTACGTCTTATTCGTGCGGTTATGTCTGCTTGTCAGCGTGAACCACGACTTAATGCATGGTTTGATGAATCAACGTTAGCTTTATGTAAACATAATCAGATTGATTTAGGTCTAGCGATGGATGCCCCCGAAGGTTTATTTGTTCCCGTCTTAAAAAATGTTGCTCAAGAAAGTGCTGTTAATTTAAGAAAAGCAATCGACAAGTTTAAACTAGAGGTAAAAAGTCGAAGTATTTCACCTGATGATTTATTAGGAGCAACTTTTGTATTATCCAATATAGGGGTTTTTGCTGGTCGTTATGCAACACCTATTATTGTTCCACCTATGGTTGCGATTTTAGCAGTTGGACGGATTAATGAAAAAGTTGTTATCGAAGAAGGAAAAATAAATGTACATAAGCAATTACCTTTATCTTTAACTGTGGATCATCGGGTCATTACCGGTGGCGAAGCGGCGCGGTTTTTATCCGCTTTAATTATTGATTTACAAGCAGCGTGA
- a CDS encoding CsbD family protein encodes MNPEELKGKWQQIKGKLREKWGKLTDDDWEQLHGDKEKLIGKIQERYGISKEQAQKDLHEFFNKHKDHH; translated from the coding sequence ATGAATCCGGAAGAACTAAAAGGAAAATGGCAACAAATTAAAGGCAAACTACGAGAAAAATGGGGAAAATTGACCGATGATGATTGGGAACAATTACATGGCGATAAAGAAAAATTAATTGGAAAAATTCAAGAACGATACGGTATTAGCAAGGAACAAGCCCAAAAAGATCTCCATGAATTTTTTAATAAACATAAAGACCATCATTAA
- a CDS encoding alpha-ketoacid dehydrogenase subunit beta — protein sequence MAEITLIEAITQALAYEMAVDEEVVLLGEDIGVNGGVFRATSELFKKFGADRVLDTPLAESMIAGLTIGMATQGLKPVAEFQFMGFSYPALDQIINHAARFRNRTRGRLHCPLVFRMPYGAGIHAPEHHSESTEALFAHIPGLRVVIPSSPARAYGLLLASIRNPDPVIFLEPTRLYRLNKQKVPDTGAALPLDQSFILREGIDITLISWGSMLHETLLAADKLLKEKGMHAEVIDVATIKPLDINTLLSSVEKTGRCVIIHEAARYCGVGAEIIAQLSEKAFLFLQAPLQRVTGYDVTVPYAQLEKQYLPNVTRIYNVIEQTLEFT from the coding sequence ATGGCTGAAATAACATTGATAGAAGCAATTACGCAAGCATTAGCCTATGAAATGGCTGTAGATGAAGAAGTAGTTTTACTGGGTGAAGATATTGGTGTTAATGGAGGGGTATTTCGAGCAACATCTGAATTATTCAAAAAATTTGGTGCTGATCGAGTATTAGATACACCGTTAGCAGAATCTATGATAGCCGGTCTTACGATTGGTATGGCTACGCAAGGCTTAAAACCAGTTGCTGAATTTCAATTTATGGGGTTTAGTTATCCCGCATTAGATCAAATTATCAATCATGCAGCGCGTTTTCGGAATCGTACTCGTGGACGTTTACATTGTCCTTTAGTGTTTCGCATGCCATACGGAGCAGGGATTCATGCCCCTGAACATCATTCTGAAAGTACTGAAGCTCTTTTTGCACATATTCCAGGTTTACGTGTGGTGATTCCTTCTTCACCCGCCCGAGCTTATGGTTTATTGTTGGCTTCGATCCGTAATCCTGATCCGGTTATTTTTTTAGAACCCACACGCCTTTATCGTTTAAATAAACAAAAAGTACCGGATACCGGTGCAGCCTTACCTTTAGATCAAAGTTTTATTTTAAGAGAAGGCATCGATATCACTTTGATTAGTTGGGGTTCGATGTTGCATGAAACTCTATTAGCTGCGGATAAATTATTAAAAGAGAAAGGAATGCATGCTGAAGTAATTGATGTTGCCACGATTAAACCTTTAGATATTAATACTCTATTAAGCTCTGTAGAAAAAACAGGTCGATGTGTCATTATTCATGAGGCGGCTCGTTATTGTGGCGTTGGCGCAGAAATTATAGCTCAATTAAGTGAAAAAGCATTTCTGTTTTTACAAGCACCACTACAGCGTGTTACCGGATATGATGTTACGGTTCCTTATGCGCAATTAGAAAAACAGTATTTACCCAATGTTACTAGGATTTATAATGTGATTGAGCAAACATTGGAGTTTACATGA